One genomic segment of Sminthopsis crassicaudata isolate SCR6 chromosome 4, ASM4859323v1, whole genome shotgun sequence includes these proteins:
- the KCNJ9 gene encoding G protein-activated inward rectifier potassium channel 3 isoform X1, with translation MAQENSAFSPGPEEPPGGLPRALAARAEPREPPERPPRRGRQRYVEKDGKCNVQQGNVRETYRYLTDIFTTLVDLQWRLSLLFFVLAYALTWLFFGAIWWLIAYGRGDLEHLEDTTWTPCVNNLNGFVAAFLFSIETETTIGYGHRVITDQCPEGIALLLLQAILGSMVNAFMVGCMFVKISQPNKRAATLVFSSHAVVSLRDGRLCLMFRVGDLRSSHIVEASIRAKLIRSRQTLEGEFIPLHQTDLSVGFDTGDDRLFLVSPLVISHEIDASSPFWEASRRALERDDFEIVVILEGMVEATGMTCQARSSYLVDEVLWGHRFMSVLSLEDGFYEVDYASFHETFEVPTPSCSARELAEAAARLDAHLYWSIPSRLDEKVEEEGAGEGPGWGNEGDKEKNGRLPPPESESKIRKLRLRSKVILPWSST, from the exons ATGGCTCAGGAAAACTCGGCCTTCTCCCCTGGGCCAGAGGAACCACCCGGGGGTCTCCCCCGCGCCCTGGCTGCGCGCGCCGAACCCCGGGAGCCCCCGGAGAGGCCGCCCCGACGGGGCCGTCAGCGCTACGTGGAAAAGGACGGCAAGTGCAACGTGCAGCAGGGCAACGTGCGGGAGACGTACCGCTACCTGACGGACATCTTCACCACGCTGGTGGACCTGCAGTGGCGGCTCAGCCTCCTCTTCTTCGTGCTCGCCTATGCGCTCACCTGGCTCTTTTTCGGCGCCATCTGGTGGCTAATCGCCTACGGCCGAGGGGACCTGGAGCACCTGGAGGACACGACGTGGACGCCGTGCGTGAACAACCTCAACGGTTTCGTGGCCGCCTTCCTCTTCTCCATCGAAACCGAGACCACCATCGGCTACGGGCACCGCGTCATCACGGACCAGTGCCCCGAGGGCATcgcgctgctgctgctgcaggcCATCCTGGGCTCCATGGTCAACGCCTTCATGGTGGGCTGCATGTTCGTCAAGATCTCCCAGCCCAACAAGCGCGCCGCCACGCTCGTCTTCTCTTCGCACGCCGTGGTGTCCCTGCGAGACGGGCGCCTGTGCCTCATGTTCCGCGTGGGTGACCTGCGCTCCTCTCACATCGTGGAAGCTTCCATCCGAGCCAAGCTCATCCGCTCGCGCCAGACGCTCGAGGGCGAGTTCATCCCCTTGCACCAGACCGACCTCAGCGTGGGCTTCGACACGGGCGACGACCGCCTCTTCCTCGTCTCGCCACTGGTCATCAGCCACGAGATAGATGCCTCCAGCCCCTTCTGGGAGGCGTCACGCCGTGCCCTCGAGAGGGATGACTTCGAGATCGTGGTGATCCTTGAGGGCATGGTGGAGGCCACTG GGATGACTTGCCAAGCCAGGAGCTCATATCTGGTGGATGAGGTGCTGTGGGGTCACCGCTTCATGTCCGTCCTGAGCTTGGAGGATGGTTTCTACGAGGTGGACTATGCCAGTTTCCACGAGACCTTTGAGGTGCCCACCCCCTCCTGCAGTGCCCGAGAACTGGCTGAGGCTGCTGCTCGGCTTGATGCTCATCTCTACTGGTCCATCCCCAGCCGGCTGGACGAgaaggtggaggaggaaggggcGGGAGAGGGGCCAGGCTGGGGGAATGAAGGAGACAAGGAGAAGAATGGCCGCCTGCCCCCCCCAGAGAGTGAGTCCAAG
- the KCNJ9 gene encoding G protein-activated inward rectifier potassium channel 3 isoform X2, whose translation MAQENSAFSPGPEEPPGGLPRALAARAEPREPPERPPRRGRQRYVEKDGKCNVQQGNVRETYRYLTDIFTTLVDLQWRLSLLFFVLAYALTWLFFGAIWWLIAYGRGDLEHLEDTTWTPCVNNLNGFVAAFLFSIETETTIGYGHRVITDQCPEGIALLLLQAILGSMVNAFMVGCMFVKISQPNKRAATLVFSSHAVVSLRDGRLCLMFRVGDLRSSHIVEASIRAKLIRSRQTLEGEFIPLHQTDLSVGFDTGDDRLFLVSPLVISHEIDASSPFWEASRRALERDDFEIVVILEGMVEATGMTCQARSSYLVDEVLWGHRFMSVLSLEDGFYEVDYASFHETFEVPTPSCSARELAEAAARLDAHLYWSIPSRLDEKVEEEGAGEGPGWGNEGDKEKNGRLPPPESESKV comes from the exons ATGGCTCAGGAAAACTCGGCCTTCTCCCCTGGGCCAGAGGAACCACCCGGGGGTCTCCCCCGCGCCCTGGCTGCGCGCGCCGAACCCCGGGAGCCCCCGGAGAGGCCGCCCCGACGGGGCCGTCAGCGCTACGTGGAAAAGGACGGCAAGTGCAACGTGCAGCAGGGCAACGTGCGGGAGACGTACCGCTACCTGACGGACATCTTCACCACGCTGGTGGACCTGCAGTGGCGGCTCAGCCTCCTCTTCTTCGTGCTCGCCTATGCGCTCACCTGGCTCTTTTTCGGCGCCATCTGGTGGCTAATCGCCTACGGCCGAGGGGACCTGGAGCACCTGGAGGACACGACGTGGACGCCGTGCGTGAACAACCTCAACGGTTTCGTGGCCGCCTTCCTCTTCTCCATCGAAACCGAGACCACCATCGGCTACGGGCACCGCGTCATCACGGACCAGTGCCCCGAGGGCATcgcgctgctgctgctgcaggcCATCCTGGGCTCCATGGTCAACGCCTTCATGGTGGGCTGCATGTTCGTCAAGATCTCCCAGCCCAACAAGCGCGCCGCCACGCTCGTCTTCTCTTCGCACGCCGTGGTGTCCCTGCGAGACGGGCGCCTGTGCCTCATGTTCCGCGTGGGTGACCTGCGCTCCTCTCACATCGTGGAAGCTTCCATCCGAGCCAAGCTCATCCGCTCGCGCCAGACGCTCGAGGGCGAGTTCATCCCCTTGCACCAGACCGACCTCAGCGTGGGCTTCGACACGGGCGACGACCGCCTCTTCCTCGTCTCGCCACTGGTCATCAGCCACGAGATAGATGCCTCCAGCCCCTTCTGGGAGGCGTCACGCCGTGCCCTCGAGAGGGATGACTTCGAGATCGTGGTGATCCTTGAGGGCATGGTGGAGGCCACTG GGATGACTTGCCAAGCCAGGAGCTCATATCTGGTGGATGAGGTGCTGTGGGGTCACCGCTTCATGTCCGTCCTGAGCTTGGAGGATGGTTTCTACGAGGTGGACTATGCCAGTTTCCACGAGACCTTTGAGGTGCCCACCCCCTCCTGCAGTGCCCGAGAACTGGCTGAGGCTGCTGCTCGGCTTGATGCTCATCTCTACTGGTCCATCCCCAGCCGGCTGGACGAgaaggtggaggaggaaggggcGGGAGAGGGGCCAGGCTGGGGGAATGAAGGAGACAAGGAGAAGAATGGCCGCCTGCCCCCCCCAGAGAGTGAGTCCAAGGTATAG